Genomic window (Gemmatimonadaceae bacterium):
AAAGGTCGAGATCGGTCTCACGTACATCTACGGCATCGGCCGAAAGAACGCCGCCGAGATCATCAAGAAGAGCGGCGTCGACGCGTCGCTCCGCGTGCGCGATCTCACCGACGCGGACGTGAACAAGATCCGCGGCGCGATCGAGCGCGAGTACAAGGTCGAGGGCGCGCTCCGCACCGAAGTCGCGATGAACATCAAGCGGTTGATGGACATTGGCTCGTACCGCGGCATCCGGCACCGCAAGGGACTGCCGGTCCGCGGACAGCGAACGCACACCAACGCGCGCACGAAG
Coding sequences:
- the rpsM gene encoding 30S ribosomal protein S13 → MARISGVDLPRDKKVEIGLTYIYGIGRKNAAEIIKKSGVDASLRVRDLTDADVNKIRGAIEREYKVEGALRTEVAMNIKRLMDIGSYRGIRHRKGLPVRGQRTHTNARTKKGPRRAIAGKKKVTK